One window from the genome of Desulforamulus ruminis DSM 2154 encodes:
- a CDS encoding DUF4912 domain-containing protein → MEFLLSWLLVLAILGFVAAVLLPRVRQKATRKMEIPKPEEEFAEEMILDIPVSREKTIEPENPYIPHHYGVDRLVLCAKDPRWLYAYWEVSAAKQEAFIHRYGEESWRCSRPALRVFDVTGLAGDAFGFSHSFREFTLDPWADNWFIEIGQPDRSFYAEWGRILPNGSFVPLLRSNRVSTPRESVSDRLDEQWMWIEGIYQAIGKVSYGFSSAEWAEQHIVEGVREAVPLGIGSPGFEK, encoded by the coding sequence ATGGAGTTCCTGTTGTCCTGGCTGCTGGTACTGGCAATACTGGGCTTTGTGGCAGCGGTGCTGCTGCCAAGGGTTCGCCAAAAGGCCACCCGGAAAATGGAAATCCCAAAGCCAGAAGAAGAATTTGCTGAAGAAATGATTTTGGATATTCCGGTTTCCCGAGAAAAAACCATAGAGCCAGAGAACCCTTATATCCCTCACCATTACGGGGTGGATCGACTGGTTCTTTGTGCCAAGGACCCCCGCTGGCTTTATGCCTACTGGGAAGTCTCCGCAGCCAAGCAGGAAGCGTTTATCCACCGCTACGGTGAAGAAAGCTGGCGGTGTTCGCGTCCGGCTTTGCGGGTTTTTGATGTTACCGGTTTGGCAGGAGATGCTTTCGGCTTCAGCCACAGCTTCCGGGAGTTTACTTTGGACCCCTGGGCGGACAACTGGTTCATCGAAATCGGACAACCGGACCGCAGTTTTTACGCTGAATGGGGGCGCATCCTGCCCAACGGAAGTTTTGTCCCCCTGCTCCGTTCCAACCGGGTGAGCACCCCCAGAGAATCCGTATCCGACAGGCTGGATGAACAATGGATGTGGATTGAAGGAATTTACCAGGCCATTGGCAAGGTATCTTACGGTTTCAGTTCTGCGGAATGGGCGGAACAACATATTGTCGAAGGGGTGCGGGAGGCGGTGCCCCTGGGTATTGGTTCCCCCGGCTTTGAAAAATAA